The Parus major isolate Abel chromosome 27, Parus_major1.1, whole genome shotgun sequence DNA segment ACATACCAGTCCTGCAGCCAGAGATTGAGGCTTTCCTGGCCGTTTCCAGAAGAATGGAGCCAGCAACAGAGGTGGCTTTGGGCACCGTGATGTTGGGGAATAAAGATCCCAGCTTTATAGTCAATTTGTATTGACTCACATTACTTTATTTATCCCTGGATGTTTCTGCTGATATAAATAGCGATCCCTGCGCCGAGCTCGCTGCGGCCGCTGAGGTCAGGAGCAGGAATTCACAGGGATGCAGCATCCGTTCAGATCCCGTCTGCTGACGGTGTTTTACGAGGCACTGCTGGGTCCTGGGGATTTGCAACATCCCAAGCTAAGGGAAGAGCCTCTGGagcaagggtttttttttttccctggttgTTGCTGTAAGTGACAGGAGGCAGCTTGGAAGGGTTTTGTTTGCTCCGGAGTAAAACATCTGCTGGGTTCATGGGAGCCCTGTGACCTGCTCTGAGTGCAGAGTGTTCTGCTGGGCAGTgcaaacagctcctgctctgcagggcatTGCTGAGCCCTCACAGCATCACCAGCGATGCAGGGCATGAAAGGGGAACCTCAGGATCCTGCTGTAGAGCAGCTCCAGTGTGCCAGCGACCTCAGCAAAGGGCAGACCCTGATCCTAACCTTGACCCTCTTCCCCACACTGAGGCTCAAGTGGAGTCTGACCAGCCTGGCTCAGgacacagggatgctccagcccttcaTCCTGTGGGATGGAAACTCTGCTTTGGCTCCTCCAGAGCCGCCAGCCCAGCACGCCCTGAACCTCACCCAGCCTCCTTCAGCCACAactccagcacagacacaccccaaagggcagctcctgcccccgGACCATCAGCCAACAGCACAGACTGGGCTCAGGTCTGAGCTCAGGGTGGTGGGCTCCAGACCCCCAGATGGCTGGGACAGCCTCCCCTGGCATCTCTGTCCATGTCTGGCCCATcctctgtggcagcagcccACACGGAGAGCAGCAGCCGTGTGACACTGCGTGCCTCCAGCAAGAACCAGATTCATTTTCCAAATtgctaattttttaaaagcaacaaacGTGGGTGAACACGcgctgaggcagcagcaggtggaagCCAAGAGGAGTGAACAGGCGTTGGGTCAAGTTCACTCCTGACTCCAGTGACTAAAAAAAGAGCCCACACAAAAAGCAGGAACTATAATGGCATCAAAACCCCTCCTGTCCTGTGTTCCAGCTCATTAGCCCGGggagaggctgggctggggcttcAAAAGAGCTTAAAGGACTCAGACGTCTGAATCCCATTGAACAGCAACAGGAATCCTGCGTGTAATTTCTGAACTGTCTTTGAGGATCTCGGCGATAATTTGCACCTTCCGAGCACATTTCAGCTCAAAGCCACTCACAAAAGGCCAGTGAGCAGGGAGGGGGCTCAGGAAAGCTGCCAGGAAAATTTCCAGGTTCGGGAGAGAAAACAATGGGCATTGACTGAGCCCCAGAGCACCGGCCTGCagtgcagcccccagccccactgccctTCCCAGGGCACAACCTGCTCCACAACAATTCCAGGCAGCACCCAGGGGTTACAGAGACCCCCACGGGGCTGGGACCAGCCTGGGGGAGCGGTGCAGCGTGGGGAAAACAACATTTCACACCAGACATGGTGGTGTGTGTCCTTGGCCACATCCACGGCAGTTTAATTGTCTAATGGAACATCTCTAAAGATTTGTGTCACTGCCCACCCCAAGCACCTGGGCTGGTGGTCCAAGGCTGGGGACCTGGAGCCCAAAcagggtgggagcagccccCCAGCACTCTGAATCCCAACATCCACAGCACCAGCCACATTCCTCAGAACTGTAGtacattctctcttttttcttttccttatttaattttcaactaATGAACTGCTCTCCAGAGTTACTTTATTACTATTGATTCCAGGGGCAAAATCCAATTGATCTTGGTTAAAATGAACCATGTTTTTAATTCTGGTACTGACAGGCGCTGGCTGGGCAGGAACCTCTCTGAGCTAAGGGCAAAGTAGGCATGTTGAACTGGTATCcagcagaaaaaacccccaGGAATTAAAGCTGAAACTACCTGGTAGGGTTCAAGGAGTGGTACCATGTAGAGGAGGGACTGCTGTAGGGGAGGAGAGGTCCAGCAGCTGATGCCCATCCTCCCTGGGGACTCACCGTGTTGAAGTTGGGGAAGAGGTTGAGCGGTGATGCCCCGTTGAGCCTGAAGGTCAGAAAGTGCTTGATGTCCAAGGGGGGATGGAGAGGCCGGCCAGGGATGGGCAAGGACGCTAAGAGGGGGCTGCTGTGTCCGGAGGGacctgggcaggcagagggaaagagcaGCGTTAGCACTGGTGACCCCTGCTcgcagcagcaggacagagcacaCAAAACACATGGGGACATCTGCCATGGACAGAACCCCCCAGGGAAAGGTCCCAGCCCAGAGTGGCCCTGGACACCCCTTTGCCTTCCAGGCTCAAAACCAGCACCCCAGTTCGAAGCTGGATGCAGCTGCCCCCGCATCAGAGCGTGGACACGAGCAGGAGTCTGAAACCTCAGAGGTGTCCACGCTTCCCCCAGGGactcagctccttccctgggctctcccaggagccacacagccctgggctccctCACTCCAGCACCACCAGGGCTCCTCACCAGGGCTGGTGTGGTtttggctgccagcagcaggaaaaggactgggagcagaggctgagctgccGCCACTCCTGCGCTACAGCCGCCGCTCCCCGTCCCCCGCAAATCAACCACGCGCTCCAGCGTGAGATTTAAAAATAGCCTAGAGTTATTAATAACGTTCTGTTTCAACAGAAAACACTCgtgggacagagggatggagggagggaaggcCAAGCAGAGGGATCTTTCTCCAGCCTGCTCCCCATCCCAACTCGGACTCATCACAGATGATGAGCACAGGAAAGCATCCTCCAAGCACAGAGGGagttcctgcccagctctgggagcaaggagggggaaaagctaaaataaaaaatattaactaatcaaacacaataaataaactGTTTCAGAGAGCTGTGAGCCAGAAGAGCCCACTCAGGTCCCACACAGCTTCACACCCACTCCAACCCATCCACAGCCCCATCCCTTTTTCTGCAGCAAGGACAAGGTCAACGTTCCTCAttcctgtggatttttttgaggtttgggttctttttcagCTCAAAGGCATCACAGATCCCTtgacccagcacagcacaaccCCATCCCACCACCCCCCTGGACCTGAGAATACCCTTGTGGGAGGCTGACAGTGGCCAGTACCCACTCCCACACCTCCACCAGCACCTCCTGTGACAGCAGCGAACCTGAGCCGCCCTCCAGCCCCCACACCCTGACACCAGCTATGCAGAATGAGGAccccaggctggtgctgctcctcactCCTCTCCACACCCGCCCCGTGCCGATCCCGGCTGGTGCAGGATCTGAGCCATGCATCTGAAATTCAAAGTTTGAGAGATTCCCTGGATTTGAGCAGCGAGCGCTCATCACCAGCCCCACGGGCACCAACGACCTCTTTCTGGGCGAGCGCACGCGGCGGTTCTGCCACGGCACCGGAGCCATCCCCAAGCCAGGCCTGACTCCAGGGAGGAATTACAGTTTGCTTCATCAGGCGTGCACTGATCGAGTTAATTCCAGAGTCGCCCAGAAGGGAAATCTGTGAAACcgcttaaaaataaataaataacattacAGCAGCAGCGAGCAGGACTGGGTGAGGGGTGCATAATTAACCTTCTGAGGCGTGAAACAGTGTTTCTACATCAAATCATCTGAGATGGCCGGGCTGGCgccagaggagctgccctgggatcCCCCAGCACACGCAGCCGGGGCCCCACGCGAGAGCAGCAAAGGCATTTGGGGCTGGATCACGAGGGGTGCCACTCATCACAGTCAGTGAGATTTGCATGGACTGCACTGGccttaaaaacataaaatatacatatatatcaaatatatatatatatatatgtatgggAGGAACCAGAAGTGGGCGATCACCTCATCCCCAAAACCAGTGACTACAACaagggatgctgcagctcagcGAATGCTTGGGCTGAAGGGTTCagtccctggggagcagctcctgcactgggCAGGCACAGGACGAGTGGTGACCAGGATTGACcaccacctgcagcagctgctgcccaccaATGGTACAGAGAAGATATGTCAACCTCTTTGGCACACCCTTGAGCTCAAATCTGTGGATTAAACACATTTCTGGACTGGGGTAAACCAGGCAGCTTGAGAGAGCTCAGAAACCCCTGTGAGACCCTGCAGATGGGCAGGTCTTTTCTCTCTTGGCTTTGTCCCTGAAGCAGACAAGacccccaggagcaggaagagggCTGAGGCCACCCCAGTGAAGCTCCCCAGCATGCCACAACACCCTGCTGGGCACCCACAGGATGCTCTTGGGGCACCTTCCCAAGGTTACAGGCCATGCCATTGTGAGTCCTGCCTTACCTTTGCTGCAGGGcagattccagcagcagctgaaggcagtATTTTTAGGTATTAATTAGACACTCAATTAAGGGGATTTGCTTTTGGGAGAGTGGCAGGGTCCCAGGTCTGTATAGAATGACACGACCTTATGCAAGGTGACCCAGCAGcaggtggggctgtgctggtgaaCAGCCCCCCCAGTGGTGCAGCTTTTTGTCATGGCCCCTTCTCTGTCTCCCCCAGTTTTGGCAGAGGAGCCCCCACCTCCacagcaaatgctgctgctctggcactgcGGGTCCCCCTGGGACAGGACgtgctccaggctctgcagagcgTGCCAAGGGGCTGGAAGGAGACAGGAACCACGTGTTCCTGGCATGAGCACCTGCTGCAGTTTGGGGGGGTTGtctctgccctccccagctgcacagGTACGGTCCAGGCCTGACCAAGAGATGGCACAGCCACGATGTCCCCGAGGTGGTGCTGCACGTCCCCTGCTTGGGGCTCAGCCAGAGCCATTGGAACCTGCACATTCTCTGCCTGGagctcagccccttcccagccctctggagctcagctcagTTCCTGTCCCACAGACAAGTGACTTTTGTAGGGATCCCTTGgaatttaaaggaattttcagCCCTACCTCTGACCAAACTCACCCAAACTGTATCTGGCTGtcctccccagcctgtcccccaCCCCTTCACTCTACACAGCCACGGAACACACACCTGCAGCAGGCTTTTCTCCTGGTCCCtgtgaggcagagcagagcaactGTTGTGCTCTGACACCCGCCTGTGtggagctcccagagctgcctctgaaGGTTCTCATACCAACAGGAGTGTGCCAAGGACCCATCTCCGCAGACGCCGCTGCCTCGGAGAGCATCTGGCGCCGAGTCTGCCCAGGCCAGATGGAGACGGAGCTGTTTATTCACACGGAGGCTCCCTCCTGCTTGGGAGATGTTCTCAGCAAATTTTGATGGTGTCTCTAAATCCCTAGCCAGGGCTTTAAAGCTCTTGTTTCTGGCCAAGCATGTTTCCAGGAGGCTCCCCAATGCCAAAAGCTGTCGGGCAGAGAACAGGAGCAATACCCAGTCACAGCACTGGATCGTGATGGCAGCACCAGTGCAGCCCCAACACCTCTGGGATCTGGACTAGGAACAAACAGATTGCACTGCACTGGACTCCCAGAGCAACCAGACCTGGACTGAGGGGCAGCAGATCTGTTACATCCTCCCACTTCCAGCTTTTGGCAACCCCAGCAAGGACCCGGTGCTCAGGATCCAGCTGAGGTAATGCTTCATGCTGCTGCACTGGGTTTATTGCTGATTAGAATCCATCTGAACTGAAGGAAACAGCCCTCCAAGTCAAAACCAGCCAAGCCCCATCACGCtggaacacagcagcagcaccccagccGTGCTCAGCCACCGCGCTGGCACCGCCAGCCCCGTGGGCAGAGGGGCCcgagctcctgcctgctgtgggcACCAACAGCTCCCCTCACCTCGGGACAGAGAAacacttcagagcagaaatacaAGCTGAACACCTCCAGTCGGTCCTGGAAGCAGGTGTTGAAGGACTTTCTCCTGGACTGCAGGCTGCCAAGAGCTCAGGGTGCAAAGGGAATTCTGGGATGTGAGGAGGTTTTGCAAAGAACAAGAATTAGCTGTTGATTGTTTTCAGACCCCTGCTCATAGTTTATTCTGtccttgcaaaaaaaaaaaataaaaaaaagaaataaaaaaaaatccttttagaTATCTTTAAAGTTTAGGAAAATTGAGATAGACCTTTTtaatatagatatttatatatttatatttatatatatatacatacacatatgtaCACAATGGTGCATTTATAGTTACTATTTCCTCAGCCATTACAATATCATTCTCTAAATCTCTTGCTCTTGAAATGATCATGACTTGATGCCACTGCTAAAAATACCCTGTGCTGTGCGCAAGGAACACCAACACGACACCGCCAGGCATGTTGGGGTCGGCGCAGAGCTCGGAGGATGCGCTGCCTTTTCTGCATTCACTCTCCAGGCTCCAGAATAACAGAAATCCCACATTTTTGCAGAGCATTAAGCAAAAGCTGCTGGGTATCTTTGTGCAAAGGCAACGTGACATTTGAGCTCAAGAGCTTTGCCTTCCTCTccctaaaacaaaataatgacaAACCCTTGGAACAAACTCATTGCAGTTGGGATCTCAGGTGGCCCCAGGATTCCGAATTCTGGGCGATTCAAACAGAGGTTTGGGGCATGAGGGAGGGGTGGTCATGGGACCAGCATGGCTTTGCAAAGGATCCTgttctcccagcacagagcaggtgaCCATCCACTGCGGCTGaccagccccagcagtgacCAGTGATGGCAAAAGGCGCTGAGCTGGCGCTGGGGGCTGCCCGCAGGCCCCGGCTCCTGCCCAAGAGCTCGGCCCTCACCAGCCACGCTCACTTCACCTGTGCCATGAGGAACCCAGATTCCCTCATGCTCTCATAGTACTCTATGGCCAATGCAAAGTTAAACTCGCTGATGGCTGGCCCATCGATGGCGATCTTCATGAGGTCAGAGAGCCCCTCGTCCTTGGCATGGCGCGACCGGCCGCGCTTCAGCAGCTCCCGGCCACGGCTGATCTTCTCAGCAAGGACCGAGCCCAGCGGCAAGGCCAGGGCAATAGCTGCCAGGACAGCGAAGTCTGGGAAGAGTTCATGCATCTCAGAGCTGCTGTAGACCAGCTTGACACAGAGGTCCTTGAAGGAGAGCTGGCTGAGGCTGAAGACGATGCGCTTGAAGAGGGGAAAGTCGCTCAGGGCCCTCTCGCTCACCACCACCCGTGAGTacacctgcagcaggaaattCAGCTCGCTGACCCCATAGCTGCCAATGTCCTCCAGAGACTGGGGGTAGCACTTGGGGTTGAAGATGGCAGAGAAGGAACTGATGGCCtccaggacactgctggggaACCTGTCCAGCAGGTTGCCCCGCACCCTCTCCAGGTAGCTCTCCTTCAGGTGCTCGAAGTGTTTCAGGTGCACTTGGGAGCAGTTGGCCAGCTCAACACCCTTGTAGTAGAGGCGGCTCTCGCCCTCCTGGCCGTCCTGCGGGTGCTTGTTCATCTCGCTGAGGAACTCGCGGAGGTTCTGGCCGCTGGCGCTCTGCTGGGCCTGCAGCGTGGTGGCTGTGGCTGAGACTATGGGCTTCAAGATGGAGAGGTCAAAGTCCTCGATCTGGAAGAAGCGACTGAGCTTCTGGAAGATGGGGAGGACATCCAGAAGGATCTTGGTGAAGGCCACAAACTGGAACTTCTTGAGCTCTTCGCAGAGGCCACGGGCCACGGGTGAGCGCTCCGCCTcgctctccagcagcagcaccagtgtGGGCCACGAGGAGTCAATGGCCTCTACAGCTGGAAAGATAGAAGTCCAGTGGATGGCTTTGGGGCTCCCAAGGTCTATCTCACAGAGGTCCAGGACTCTCCGCAGCTCCTGCAGGCTATTGCCCTCCCCCTGGAACCTGGAGTAGAGCCTATACACAGCATCCACGGTGGTCTCATACTTCTGGAGGTACTCGATGGCGCTGATGCTCTcggccagcagcagggaggtgcCGTGGGACAGGCAGTGCACCTCAGTGAGGAGCGGGCAGAGCGAGGTCAGCGCCGTTCCCACCCCGCTCAGCCGCTCGGCCACCAGTGAGGCACTGTCGGCGCTGAGCCAGGTGAGCTTCATGGTGGGGATGCCGAAGGAGCGCATCACCTCACCCACCTTGCCTGCCACAGTGGAGGCCTCCCCGGTGGGCAGCTCGaagctgcccaggaaggtggtggaggTCTGCCCGTTGCAGGGGGAGACAGTGGTGGTGAACATGGCGAGGCTGCGGTGCTCCAGGACGTCCACCGTCTCATCCACCACCAGCCCAATGAACGGTGAGGCTTTGATCCTGTGCCTGTCCTCGTTGTGGAGGACTTTGGCAATGGCTGCCTGGGCCAGTTGAAGGGGGTGGgggtgcagggagggagagagaaacaCAAATGAGATTCAGAGGCAGTGGGAGATGTGCAGCACTTGGCACAGAGTGAGCGGGTGGGCTCCCACCCACAGGCTCCCACAGTGCAGGAGCCCTGAGCCAGGGAAAAGCCCTTACACTTGTTGCACACACGGAGGCTGGAAATCACTTTCCTTCTCCCTAATAAgctttctcctcctgctcctgtttgCCAGCTCAAGCACCATGAGAAGCTGCAGAGAGGGTTCCTGTCCTGAGCTCAGGGTCAGAGCCCTACAgatgcagcagcacacagcaccaGCAGTAGCACTGACCCCTCAGCCCCCCAACACCCCATTCCCAAACCCCCTCCTACACTGGCAGTgaggcaggacagcaggaacCAACCTGCCCCTTTCAACTCCAGCAGTTCCACTTCACTGGcccagcaggggcaggagaagcagcaaaactgcaacatttttttcatatttactcATTTACTCACACTCCCCCCATTTCAAGCCAAGTCCCCAGCTTGGAGGGAAAACTTCCTCTGTGCGAGTGCTGCAAGGATCACCACAGGCTGGGAAACCTAATTAGTGGGTTTAGTCTATCTGCAGTAAAAtaaggctctgcagagagctgaaaagCCTGGCAAACTGCCAAGACTcactaaaaatttaatttgattctAGCAGGCATGAAGCGTttgtaaaattcagaaaatcctTTCTAAACTCTCCGGCTACTTGATCTTTCTGATCACTCAGTTTAGGGCAAAAGAGGCAAAACCCACAGTGCTTGTGTGTTAATTGAACTCCTGAGCTTTCATTCTGCAAAGCAGCCTGGCCAGCTCGGGGAGCGGGCTCCGTCCCCACTCTGCCAGGTGCAGACCCCCAGCCCCGCATACACACCTGCATCTCCCTGACGCTGCCGGGGTGGTAATACTCGCTGTGCTCCGAGGCCAGCAGCGCCTGGCACAGGTTGAACTTCTGGAAGTTGAGCAGGGAGGAGCACTTCTCATCCGGGATCTCCTCCTTGGCCATCCAGTAGACGGTGGTGAGGACAGCCACCTTGGCGGGGTTCACCTCTACCTTGATGAGCGAGCGCAGCTCGGGGTGGCCGTGGACACGGGTCTCGAAGGCCAGCTGCTCGCGGTTCACGGCCAGCGCCTGGCGGTGCGCGCCGGAGGTGACGTGGCGCAGCAGAGCGTGGCGCTGGAAGTTGTCCGTGCCCACGGTAAAAGCGTTTTCCGCTTTACCGTGCTTGTTCTTCACCAGTGCCTGCCGACACTCTATGCAAAACATGAGCTTCCTCTCATAGTCAAACTCCAGCCAGGTAAATTCTTCCTTCCAGTGCTCATTGAAATAGCGTTTACACTTTTTATTGGAATTGGAAGTTTCCCCAGCTGGCTTTTTCCCTGGAGGCACCATATTGCTGTGGCTGGGAAATCAACTACGGTTGAACCGCACCGTGCCTTGAGGAGCAGCCTGCACATTTAATTTAGTAAGAAGGTCTATTACCACTCTCCTGGTCCGACTGGAGATGAAAGAGACACAAGGGAAAGGGATTAGGGCCCTGCAAACCTcagccagggctcagctgtggTGGCACAGCGACAGTGGCAcggtgacagcagcagtgacgGCGGTGCTGAGGGCAGGTCAGGCTGTGTAGCCCCAGCACCACACGGGGGGATCCCATCAAGAACCTCATCAGCATCACCAGCAGCTCTCGGTGTCACTGGTGGGACTGGGGCACACACACAGTCCCACTGCCACAGGAACACCCACACGCTTCCCCTGGAGCTGCCTTCCCCactgtgctggcactgggaaggTGAGGAAGGCTCAGCGCTGGCTGAAACACCTAAAAAAGAGCGTTCAgccccagaggagcagcacccGCTGCTGGCAGTGAGTGCCAGGGCCCTGGAGCTGAACAAGGGTGACTGGGAGCTAGCTCAGA contains these protein-coding regions:
- the C27H17orf113 gene encoding transmembrane protein C17orf113 homolog, giving the protein MVPPGKKPAGETSNSNKKCKRYFNEHWKEEFTWLEFDYERKLMFCIECRQALVKNKHGKAENAFTVGTDNFQRHALLRHVTSGAHRQALAVNREQLAFETRVHGHPELRSLIKVEVNPAKVAVLTTVYWMAKEEIPDEKCSSLLNFQKFNLCQALLASEHSEYYHPGSVREMQAAIAKVLHNEDRHRIKASPFIGLVVDETVDVLEHRSLAMFTTTVSPCNGQTSTTFLGSFELPTGEASTVAGKVGEVMRSFGIPTMKLTWLSADSASLVAERLSGVGTALTSLCPLLTEVHCLSHGTSLLLAESISAIEYLQKYETTVDAVYRLYSRFQGEGNSLQELRRVLDLCEIDLGSPKAIHWTSIFPAVEAIDSSWPTLVLLLESEAERSPVARGLCEELKKFQFVAFTKILLDVLPIFQKLSRFFQIEDFDLSILKPIVSATATTLQAQQSASGQNLREFLSEMNKHPQDGQEGESRLYYKGVELANCSQVHLKHFEHLKESYLERVRGNLLDRFPSSVLEAISSFSAIFNPKCYPQSLEDIGSYGVSELNFLLQVYSRVVVSERALSDFPLFKRIVFSLSQLSFKDLCVKLVYSSSEMHELFPDFAVLAAIALALPLGSVLAEKISRGRELLKRGRSRHAKDEGLSDLMKIAIDGPAISEFNFALAIEYYESMRESGFLMAQVK